A region of Takifugu flavidus isolate HTHZ2018 chromosome 2, ASM371156v2, whole genome shotgun sequence DNA encodes the following proteins:
- the znf821 gene encoding zinc finger protein 821 isoform X4 yields the protein MGPFHTSGIPGLQHTINMDGRDEFTEDSECCSNNSQEVQEQDSVSDSDSDLDNHGEDSSSNTSADDHMTTKRSECCRQGAGVKEECEDGTDHGNNFVCPLCTLDFSSPEKLISHVYQHTTMMTNTKSYMCPVCGRALSSPGSLGRHLLIHSEDRLSNCAVCGARFTDTSNFSREKLKDVLDTARMDVSGGRDPCSLSSSPITSPGSGSCRESGPSRSSCQGPCHCDAPELNPGLCQTHRSCQGPGHMSSQCHGPGPGPCAGSDQGPTFQSLPDSLLSEGPSLASIPDSLNSSSSSLPPIPDILSPMPVYPAGVLLVCNSCMAYQQLVEGQSPMRKWALRRKNEPIEARLQRLERERTAKKNKRACETEEERELRRLRDREAKRMQRMQESEEQRARRLQRDREAMRVKRANETPEKRQARLIREREAKRIKRRLEKIDPALRTQIEHDPAAMAALTADMSLFQFPCPMPVPSMDNGLFMKLP from the exons ATGG ggCCATTCCACACTTCAGGCATCCCAGGACTTCAGCACACTATTAACATGGACGGCAGGGATGAGTTCACAGAAGACAGTGAATGCTGCAGCAACAACTCGCAGGAAGTCCAAGAGCAGGACAGCGTCTCAG ACAGCGATAGTGACCTCGACAACCACGGCGAAGACTCGTCCTCCAACACGTCCGCTGACGACCACATGACCACCAAGAGATCAGAGTGCTGCCGACAAGGAGCAGGAGTTAAAGAG GAGTGCGAGGACGGGACCGACCACGGCAACAACTTTGTGTGTCCTCTCTGCACGCTGGACTTCAGCAGCCCCGAGAAGCTCATCTCACATGTCTACCAG CACACCACCATGATGACCAACACCAAGAGCTACATGTGCCCAGTGTGTGGGCGAGCCCTGAGTTCACCCGGCTCGCTGGGACGCCACCTCCTCATCCACTCCGAGGACCGTCTGTCCAACTGTGCGGTCTGTGGCGCCCGCTTCACGGACACCAGCAACTTCAGCAG AGAGAAACTGAAAGACGTCCTGGACACGGCCAGGATGGACGTCTCTGGCGGTCGGGACCCATGTTCCCTGTCCAGCAGCCCCATCACCAGTCCAGGTTCCGGTTCCTGCCGCGAGTCGGGCCCCAGCCGCAGTTCCTGTCAGGGTCCTTGCCACTGTGACGCACCCGAGCTCAATCCCGGCCTGTGTCAAACCCATCGTAGCTGCCAGGGACCAGGTCACATGTCCAGCCAGTGTCAcggcccaggaccaggacctTGTGCCGGTTCTGACCAAGGACCCACCTTTCAATCTTTGCCCGACAGTCTGCTCTCCGAAGGGCCTTCTCTCGCGTCCATCCCAGATTCCCTTAACTCCTCTTCCTCGAGCCTTCCTCCCATCCCGGACATCCTGAGCCCGATGCCCGTGTACCCCGCcggcgtgctgctggtgtgcaACAGCTGCATGGCCTaccagcagctggtggagggcCAGTCCCCCATGAGGAAGTGGGCTCTGCGGAGGAAGAACGAACCCATCGAGGCCCGCCTGCAGCGCCTGGAGAGGGAGCGCACGGCCAAGAAGAACAAGCGGGCGTGCGAGaccgaggaggagcgggagctgAGGCGGCTGAGGGACCGCGAGGCCAAGCGCATGCAGCGCATGCAGGAGAGCGAGGAGCAGCGGGCGCGCAGGCTGCAGAGGGACAGGGAGGCCATGCGCGTCAAGAGGGCCAACGAGACGCCGGAGAAGAGGCAGGCCCGGCTGATCCGGGAGAGGGAGGCCAAGAGGATCAAGCGGCGCCTGGAGAAGATCGACCCGGCCCTGCGGACGCAGATCGAGCACGACCCGGCCGCCATGGCTGCCCTCACGGCGGACATGAGCCTCTTCCAGTTCCCCTGCCCCATGCCCGTCCCCTCCATGGACAACGGTCTGTTCATGAAGCTGCCCTGA
- the znf821 gene encoding zinc finger protein 821 isoform X3: MGPFHTSGIPGLQHTINMDGRDEFTEDSECCSNNSQEVQEQDSVSEDSDSDLDNHGEDSSSNTSADDHMTTKRSECCRQGAGVKEECEDGTDHGNNFVCPLCTLDFSSPEKLISHVYQHTTMMTNTKSYMCPVCGRALSSPGSLGRHLLIHSEDRLSNCAVCGARFTDTSNFSREKLKDVLDTARMDVSGGRDPCSLSSSPITSPGSGSCRESGPSRSSCQGPCHCDAPELNPGLCQTHRSCQGPGHMSSQCHGPGPGPCAGSDQGPTFQSLPDSLLSEGPSLASIPDSLNSSSSSLPPIPDILSPMPVYPAGVLLVCNSCMAYQQLVEGQSPMRKWALRRKNEPIEARLQRLERERTAKKNKRACETEEERELRRLRDREAKRMQRMQESEEQRARRLQRDREAMRVKRANETPEKRQARLIREREAKRIKRRLEKIDPALRTQIEHDPAAMAALTADMSLFQFPCPMPVPSMDNGLFMKLP, encoded by the exons ATGG ggCCATTCCACACTTCAGGCATCCCAGGACTTCAGCACACTATTAACATGGACGGCAGGGATGAGTTCACAGAAGACAGTGAATGCTGCAGCAACAACTCGCAGGAAGTCCAAGAGCAGGACAGCGTCTCAG AAGACAGCGATAGTGACCTCGACAACCACGGCGAAGACTCGTCCTCCAACACGTCCGCTGACGACCACATGACCACCAAGAGATCAGAGTGCTGCCGACAAGGAGCAGGAGTTAAAGAG GAGTGCGAGGACGGGACCGACCACGGCAACAACTTTGTGTGTCCTCTCTGCACGCTGGACTTCAGCAGCCCCGAGAAGCTCATCTCACATGTCTACCAG CACACCACCATGATGACCAACACCAAGAGCTACATGTGCCCAGTGTGTGGGCGAGCCCTGAGTTCACCCGGCTCGCTGGGACGCCACCTCCTCATCCACTCCGAGGACCGTCTGTCCAACTGTGCGGTCTGTGGCGCCCGCTTCACGGACACCAGCAACTTCAGCAG AGAGAAACTGAAAGACGTCCTGGACACGGCCAGGATGGACGTCTCTGGCGGTCGGGACCCATGTTCCCTGTCCAGCAGCCCCATCACCAGTCCAGGTTCCGGTTCCTGCCGCGAGTCGGGCCCCAGCCGCAGTTCCTGTCAGGGTCCTTGCCACTGTGACGCACCCGAGCTCAATCCCGGCCTGTGTCAAACCCATCGTAGCTGCCAGGGACCAGGTCACATGTCCAGCCAGTGTCAcggcccaggaccaggacctTGTGCCGGTTCTGACCAAGGACCCACCTTTCAATCTTTGCCCGACAGTCTGCTCTCCGAAGGGCCTTCTCTCGCGTCCATCCCAGATTCCCTTAACTCCTCTTCCTCGAGCCTTCCTCCCATCCCGGACATCCTGAGCCCGATGCCCGTGTACCCCGCcggcgtgctgctggtgtgcaACAGCTGCATGGCCTaccagcagctggtggagggcCAGTCCCCCATGAGGAAGTGGGCTCTGCGGAGGAAGAACGAACCCATCGAGGCCCGCCTGCAGCGCCTGGAGAGGGAGCGCACGGCCAAGAAGAACAAGCGGGCGTGCGAGaccgaggaggagcgggagctgAGGCGGCTGAGGGACCGCGAGGCCAAGCGCATGCAGCGCATGCAGGAGAGCGAGGAGCAGCGGGCGCGCAGGCTGCAGAGGGACAGGGAGGCCATGCGCGTCAAGAGGGCCAACGAGACGCCGGAGAAGAGGCAGGCCCGGCTGATCCGGGAGAGGGAGGCCAAGAGGATCAAGCGGCGCCTGGAGAAGATCGACCCGGCCCTGCGGACGCAGATCGAGCACGACCCGGCCGCCATGGCTGCCCTCACGGCGGACATGAGCCTCTTCCAGTTCCCCTGCCCCATGCCCGTCCCCTCCATGGACAACGGTCTGTTCATGAAGCTGCCCTGA
- the ap1g1 gene encoding AP-1 complex subunit gamma-1, translating to MPAPIRLRELIRTIRTARTQAEEREMIQKECAAIRSSFREEDNTYRCRNVAKLLYMHMLGYPAHFGQLECLKLIASQKFTDKRIGYLGAMLLLDERQDVHLLMTNCIKNDLNHSTQYVQGLALCTLGCMGSSEMCRDLAGEVEKLLKTSNSYLRKKAALCAVHVIRKVPELMEMFLPATKNLLSEKNHGVLHTSVVLLTEMCERSPDMLAHFRKLVPQLVRILKNLIMSGYSPEHDVSGISDPFLQVRILRLLRILGRSDDESSEAMNDILAQVATNTETSKNVGNAILYETVLTIMDIKSESGLRVLAINILGRFLLNNDKNIRYVALTSLLKTVQTDHNAVQRHRSTIVDCLKDLDVSIKRRAMELSFALVNGNNIRGMMKELLYFLDSCDPEFKADCASGVFLAAEKYAPSKRWHIDTIMRVLTTAGSYVRDDSVPNLIQLITNSVEMHAYTVQRLYKALLDDISQQPLVQVASWCIGEYGDLLVSGQCEEEEPIQVTEDEVLDVLEGLLVSNLSSPVTRGYSLTAIMKLSTRFSSVNRIKKVVSIYGSSIDVELQQRAVEYNALFKKYDHMRPALLERMPIMEKSATNGPTEIVQTNGETEPSVEPKHPPPVTQPANQANDLLDLLGGNDVVPVIQTTVPTKPASAGGELLDLLGDLSLSGGPTPAPAPSQPSFLLDGISSQPLFNDIAAGIPPMTAYNKNGLKIDFTFERANPNPNIAVITIHASNSTEADMTDFVFQAAVPKTFQLQLLSPSSNVVPALNQGTVTQVIRVLNPQKQQLRMRIKLTYNLKGSPVQDLAEVNNFPPQSWQ from the exons ATGCCAGCTCCGATCAGATTGCGGGAGCTGATCCGGACCATCCGGACAGCCCGGACCCAGGCAGAGGAGCGCGAGATGATCCAGAAGGAGTGCGCCGCCATCCGCTCGTCCTTTAGAGAGGAAGACAACACATACCGCTGCAGAAACGTGGCCAAGCTTCTGTACATGCACATGCTGGGCTACCCGGCTCACTTTGGACAG CTGGAGTGCCTGAAGCTGATCGCCTCCCAGAAGTTCACTGACAAACGGATAGGATATTTGGgagccatgctgctgctggatgagagGCAGGACGTCCACCTACTCATGACAAATTGCATTAAGAA tgATTTAAACCACAGCACGCAGTACGTGCAGGGCCTCGCGCTGTGCACCTTGGGCTGCATGGGTTCCTCGGAAATGTGCCGCGACCTGGCCGGAGAGGTCGAGAAGCTGCTCAAAACATCCAACTCCTACCTGAGGAAAAAG GCAGCGCTGTGCGCCGTTCACGTCATCAGGAAGGTTCCAGAACTGATGGAAATGTTCCTTCCAGCCACAAAAAACCTGCTGAGCGAGAAGAACCATG GTGTTCTGCACACGTCCGTCGTCCTCCTCACCGAGATGTGCGAGAGAAGTCCCGACATGCTGGCCCACTTCAGAAAG ctggTCCCACAGTTGGTGAGAATCCTGAAGAACTTAATCATGTCGGGATACTCTCCGGAGCACGACGTGTCGGGCATAAGCGACCCTTTCCTGCAG GTCCGGATATTGAGACTGCTGCGGATTTTAGGCAGGAGCGACGACGAGTCGAGCGAAGCCATGAACGACATTCTCGCGCAG GTCGCAACCAACACAGAGACCAGTAAAAACGTGGGCAACGCCATTCTGTACGAGACGGTGCTGACAATAATGGACATCAAGTCTGAGAGCGGACTACGG GTGTTGGCCATCAACATATTAGGTCGATTTCTACTgaacaatgacaaaaacataaG ATACGTGGCGTTGACGTCTCTCCTGAAGACGGTCCAGACAGATCACAACGCAGTCCAGAGACATCGGAGCACCATCGTGGACTGTTTAAAGGACCTGGACGTGTCCATCAAGAG GCGTGCGATGGAACTGAGCTTTGCTCTGGTGAACGGCAACAACATTAGAGGCATGATGAAAGAGCTGCTCTACTTCCTGGACTCCTGTGACCCAGAATTCAAAGCGGACTGCGCTTCGGGAGTCTTCCTAGCTGCTGAGAA ATATGCTCCTTCGAAAAGATGGCACATAGACACTATCATGAGAGTCCTGACAACC gctggCAGCTACGTCCGAGATGATTCTGTTCCCAACCTCATCCAGCTCATCACAAACAGCGTGGAGATGCATGCCTACACCGTCCAGAGACTTTACAAAGCGCTGCTGGATGACATCTCTCAG CAACCTTTAGTGCAGGTCGCGTCCTGGTGCATAGGAGAGTACGGGGACCTGCTGGTGTCTGGgcagtgtgaggaggaggaacccaTCCAG GTGACTGAAGATGAGGTCTTAGACGTGCTAGAAGGCCTCCTGGTGTCCAACCTGTCCTCGCCGGTGACCAGGGGTTACTCCCTCACCGCCATCATGAAGCTGTCCACACGTTTCAGCAGCGTGAA CCGGATCAAAAAGGTGGTTTCGATATACGGCAGCAGCATCGacgtggagctgcagcagagagctgtGGAGTACAACGCACTTTTCAAGAAATATGACCACATGAG ACCGGCTCTTCTGGAGCGAATGCCCATCATGGAGAAAAGCGCCACCAACGGTCCCACGGAGATCGTTCAGACAAACGGGGAAACGGAACCCTCTGTGGAACCGAAGCACCCACCGCCTGTGACCCAGCCCGCCAACCAG GCCAACGATTTGTTAGACCTCCTGGGGGGAAATGATGTGGTTCCAGTCATCCAGACCACAGTGCCCACCAAGCCTGCTTCAGCTGGGGGGGAGCTTCTGGATCTGCTGGGCGACCTCTCGTTAAGTG GTGGCCCCACCcctgctcctgccccctccCAGCCCTCTTTCCTCCTGGATGGCATCTCCTCACAGCCCTTGTTTAATGATATCGCAGCTG GTATTCCTCCTATGACGGCATACAACAAGAATGGCCTAAAAATAGACTTCACCTTTGAGAGGGCGAATCCCAATCCCAACATCGCGGTCATCACCATCCATGCTTCCAACTCCACAGAGGCCGATATGACAGactttgttttccaggctgcAGTTCCAAAG acattccagctgcagctcctctccccCAGCAGTAACGTGGTTCCGGCTCTTAACCAGGGAACCGTCACACAGGTCATCAGAGTGCTCAACCCACAGAAG CAACAGCTCCGAATGAGGATCAAGCTGACGTACAACCTGAAAGGCTCGCCCGTGCAAGACCTGGCCGAGGTCAATAACTTCCCCCCTCAGTCCTGGCAGTGA
- the znf821 gene encoding zinc finger protein 821 isoform X2 has translation MSRRKQTNPFKVGWPFHTSGIPGLQHTINMDGRDEFTEDSECCSNNSQEVQEQDSVSDSDSDLDNHGEDSSSNTSADDHMTTKRSECCRQGAGVKEECEDGTDHGNNFVCPLCTLDFSSPEKLISHVYQHTTMMTNTKSYMCPVCGRALSSPGSLGRHLLIHSEDRLSNCAVCGARFTDTSNFSREKLKDVLDTARMDVSGGRDPCSLSSSPITSPGSGSCRESGPSRSSCQGPCHCDAPELNPGLCQTHRSCQGPGHMSSQCHGPGPGPCAGSDQGPTFQSLPDSLLSEGPSLASIPDSLNSSSSSLPPIPDILSPMPVYPAGVLLVCNSCMAYQQLVEGQSPMRKWALRRKNEPIEARLQRLERERTAKKNKRACETEEERELRRLRDREAKRMQRMQESEEQRARRLQRDREAMRVKRANETPEKRQARLIREREAKRIKRRLEKIDPALRTQIEHDPAAMAALTADMSLFQFPCPMPVPSMDNGLFMKLP, from the exons ATGTCCAGGCGAAAACAGACCAATCCCTTCAAAGTTGGCT ggCCATTCCACACTTCAGGCATCCCAGGACTTCAGCACACTATTAACATGGACGGCAGGGATGAGTTCACAGAAGACAGTGAATGCTGCAGCAACAACTCGCAGGAAGTCCAAGAGCAGGACAGCGTCTCAG ACAGCGATAGTGACCTCGACAACCACGGCGAAGACTCGTCCTCCAACACGTCCGCTGACGACCACATGACCACCAAGAGATCAGAGTGCTGCCGACAAGGAGCAGGAGTTAAAGAG GAGTGCGAGGACGGGACCGACCACGGCAACAACTTTGTGTGTCCTCTCTGCACGCTGGACTTCAGCAGCCCCGAGAAGCTCATCTCACATGTCTACCAG CACACCACCATGATGACCAACACCAAGAGCTACATGTGCCCAGTGTGTGGGCGAGCCCTGAGTTCACCCGGCTCGCTGGGACGCCACCTCCTCATCCACTCCGAGGACCGTCTGTCCAACTGTGCGGTCTGTGGCGCCCGCTTCACGGACACCAGCAACTTCAGCAG AGAGAAACTGAAAGACGTCCTGGACACGGCCAGGATGGACGTCTCTGGCGGTCGGGACCCATGTTCCCTGTCCAGCAGCCCCATCACCAGTCCAGGTTCCGGTTCCTGCCGCGAGTCGGGCCCCAGCCGCAGTTCCTGTCAGGGTCCTTGCCACTGTGACGCACCCGAGCTCAATCCCGGCCTGTGTCAAACCCATCGTAGCTGCCAGGGACCAGGTCACATGTCCAGCCAGTGTCAcggcccaggaccaggacctTGTGCCGGTTCTGACCAAGGACCCACCTTTCAATCTTTGCCCGACAGTCTGCTCTCCGAAGGGCCTTCTCTCGCGTCCATCCCAGATTCCCTTAACTCCTCTTCCTCGAGCCTTCCTCCCATCCCGGACATCCTGAGCCCGATGCCCGTGTACCCCGCcggcgtgctgctggtgtgcaACAGCTGCATGGCCTaccagcagctggtggagggcCAGTCCCCCATGAGGAAGTGGGCTCTGCGGAGGAAGAACGAACCCATCGAGGCCCGCCTGCAGCGCCTGGAGAGGGAGCGCACGGCCAAGAAGAACAAGCGGGCGTGCGAGaccgaggaggagcgggagctgAGGCGGCTGAGGGACCGCGAGGCCAAGCGCATGCAGCGCATGCAGGAGAGCGAGGAGCAGCGGGCGCGCAGGCTGCAGAGGGACAGGGAGGCCATGCGCGTCAAGAGGGCCAACGAGACGCCGGAGAAGAGGCAGGCCCGGCTGATCCGGGAGAGGGAGGCCAAGAGGATCAAGCGGCGCCTGGAGAAGATCGACCCGGCCCTGCGGACGCAGATCGAGCACGACCCGGCCGCCATGGCTGCCCTCACGGCGGACATGAGCCTCTTCCAGTTCCCCTGCCCCATGCCCGTCCCCTCCATGGACAACGGTCTGTTCATGAAGCTGCCCTGA
- the znf821 gene encoding zinc finger protein 821 isoform X1, protein MSRRKQTNPFKVGWPFHTSGIPGLQHTINMDGRDEFTEDSECCSNNSQEVQEQDSVSEDSDSDLDNHGEDSSSNTSADDHMTTKRSECCRQGAGVKEECEDGTDHGNNFVCPLCTLDFSSPEKLISHVYQHTTMMTNTKSYMCPVCGRALSSPGSLGRHLLIHSEDRLSNCAVCGARFTDTSNFSREKLKDVLDTARMDVSGGRDPCSLSSSPITSPGSGSCRESGPSRSSCQGPCHCDAPELNPGLCQTHRSCQGPGHMSSQCHGPGPGPCAGSDQGPTFQSLPDSLLSEGPSLASIPDSLNSSSSSLPPIPDILSPMPVYPAGVLLVCNSCMAYQQLVEGQSPMRKWALRRKNEPIEARLQRLERERTAKKNKRACETEEERELRRLRDREAKRMQRMQESEEQRARRLQRDREAMRVKRANETPEKRQARLIREREAKRIKRRLEKIDPALRTQIEHDPAAMAALTADMSLFQFPCPMPVPSMDNGLFMKLP, encoded by the exons ATGTCCAGGCGAAAACAGACCAATCCCTTCAAAGTTGGCT ggCCATTCCACACTTCAGGCATCCCAGGACTTCAGCACACTATTAACATGGACGGCAGGGATGAGTTCACAGAAGACAGTGAATGCTGCAGCAACAACTCGCAGGAAGTCCAAGAGCAGGACAGCGTCTCAG AAGACAGCGATAGTGACCTCGACAACCACGGCGAAGACTCGTCCTCCAACACGTCCGCTGACGACCACATGACCACCAAGAGATCAGAGTGCTGCCGACAAGGAGCAGGAGTTAAAGAG GAGTGCGAGGACGGGACCGACCACGGCAACAACTTTGTGTGTCCTCTCTGCACGCTGGACTTCAGCAGCCCCGAGAAGCTCATCTCACATGTCTACCAG CACACCACCATGATGACCAACACCAAGAGCTACATGTGCCCAGTGTGTGGGCGAGCCCTGAGTTCACCCGGCTCGCTGGGACGCCACCTCCTCATCCACTCCGAGGACCGTCTGTCCAACTGTGCGGTCTGTGGCGCCCGCTTCACGGACACCAGCAACTTCAGCAG AGAGAAACTGAAAGACGTCCTGGACACGGCCAGGATGGACGTCTCTGGCGGTCGGGACCCATGTTCCCTGTCCAGCAGCCCCATCACCAGTCCAGGTTCCGGTTCCTGCCGCGAGTCGGGCCCCAGCCGCAGTTCCTGTCAGGGTCCTTGCCACTGTGACGCACCCGAGCTCAATCCCGGCCTGTGTCAAACCCATCGTAGCTGCCAGGGACCAGGTCACATGTCCAGCCAGTGTCAcggcccaggaccaggacctTGTGCCGGTTCTGACCAAGGACCCACCTTTCAATCTTTGCCCGACAGTCTGCTCTCCGAAGGGCCTTCTCTCGCGTCCATCCCAGATTCCCTTAACTCCTCTTCCTCGAGCCTTCCTCCCATCCCGGACATCCTGAGCCCGATGCCCGTGTACCCCGCcggcgtgctgctggtgtgcaACAGCTGCATGGCCTaccagcagctggtggagggcCAGTCCCCCATGAGGAAGTGGGCTCTGCGGAGGAAGAACGAACCCATCGAGGCCCGCCTGCAGCGCCTGGAGAGGGAGCGCACGGCCAAGAAGAACAAGCGGGCGTGCGAGaccgaggaggagcgggagctgAGGCGGCTGAGGGACCGCGAGGCCAAGCGCATGCAGCGCATGCAGGAGAGCGAGGAGCAGCGGGCGCGCAGGCTGCAGAGGGACAGGGAGGCCATGCGCGTCAAGAGGGCCAACGAGACGCCGGAGAAGAGGCAGGCCCGGCTGATCCGGGAGAGGGAGGCCAAGAGGATCAAGCGGCGCCTGGAGAAGATCGACCCGGCCCTGCGGACGCAGATCGAGCACGACCCGGCCGCCATGGCTGCCCTCACGGCGGACATGAGCCTCTTCCAGTTCCCCTGCCCCATGCCCGTCCCCTCCATGGACAACGGTCTGTTCATGAAGCTGCCCTGA
- the znf821 gene encoding zinc finger protein 821 isoform X5 has product MLQQQLAGSPRAGQRLRAVFASIEDSDSDLDNHGEDSSSNTSADDHMTTKRSECCRQGAGVKEECEDGTDHGNNFVCPLCTLDFSSPEKLISHVYQHTTMMTNTKSYMCPVCGRALSSPGSLGRHLLIHSEDRLSNCAVCGARFTDTSNFSREKLKDVLDTARMDVSGGRDPCSLSSSPITSPGSGSCRESGPSRSSCQGPCHCDAPELNPGLCQTHRSCQGPGHMSSQCHGPGPGPCAGSDQGPTFQSLPDSLLSEGPSLASIPDSLNSSSSSLPPIPDILSPMPVYPAGVLLVCNSCMAYQQLVEGQSPMRKWALRRKNEPIEARLQRLERERTAKKNKRACETEEERELRRLRDREAKRMQRMQESEEQRARRLQRDREAMRVKRANETPEKRQARLIREREAKRIKRRLEKIDPALRTQIEHDPAAMAALTADMSLFQFPCPMPVPSMDNGLFMKLP; this is encoded by the exons ATGCTGCAGCAACAACTCGCAGGAAGTCCAAGAGCAGGACAGCGTCTCAG GGCTGTGTTTGCCTCCATAGAAGACAGCGATAGTGACCTCGACAACCACGGCGAAGACTCGTCCTCCAACACGTCCGCTGACGACCACATGACCACCAAGAGATCAGAGTGCTGCCGACAAGGAGCAGGAGTTAAAGAG GAGTGCGAGGACGGGACCGACCACGGCAACAACTTTGTGTGTCCTCTCTGCACGCTGGACTTCAGCAGCCCCGAGAAGCTCATCTCACATGTCTACCAG CACACCACCATGATGACCAACACCAAGAGCTACATGTGCCCAGTGTGTGGGCGAGCCCTGAGTTCACCCGGCTCGCTGGGACGCCACCTCCTCATCCACTCCGAGGACCGTCTGTCCAACTGTGCGGTCTGTGGCGCCCGCTTCACGGACACCAGCAACTTCAGCAG AGAGAAACTGAAAGACGTCCTGGACACGGCCAGGATGGACGTCTCTGGCGGTCGGGACCCATGTTCCCTGTCCAGCAGCCCCATCACCAGTCCAGGTTCCGGTTCCTGCCGCGAGTCGGGCCCCAGCCGCAGTTCCTGTCAGGGTCCTTGCCACTGTGACGCACCCGAGCTCAATCCCGGCCTGTGTCAAACCCATCGTAGCTGCCAGGGACCAGGTCACATGTCCAGCCAGTGTCAcggcccaggaccaggacctTGTGCCGGTTCTGACCAAGGACCCACCTTTCAATCTTTGCCCGACAGTCTGCTCTCCGAAGGGCCTTCTCTCGCGTCCATCCCAGATTCCCTTAACTCCTCTTCCTCGAGCCTTCCTCCCATCCCGGACATCCTGAGCCCGATGCCCGTGTACCCCGCcggcgtgctgctggtgtgcaACAGCTGCATGGCCTaccagcagctggtggagggcCAGTCCCCCATGAGGAAGTGGGCTCTGCGGAGGAAGAACGAACCCATCGAGGCCCGCCTGCAGCGCCTGGAGAGGGAGCGCACGGCCAAGAAGAACAAGCGGGCGTGCGAGaccgaggaggagcgggagctgAGGCGGCTGAGGGACCGCGAGGCCAAGCGCATGCAGCGCATGCAGGAGAGCGAGGAGCAGCGGGCGCGCAGGCTGCAGAGGGACAGGGAGGCCATGCGCGTCAAGAGGGCCAACGAGACGCCGGAGAAGAGGCAGGCCCGGCTGATCCGGGAGAGGGAGGCCAAGAGGATCAAGCGGCGCCTGGAGAAGATCGACCCGGCCCTGCGGACGCAGATCGAGCACGACCCGGCCGCCATGGCTGCCCTCACGGCGGACATGAGCCTCTTCCAGTTCCCCTGCCCCATGCCCGTCCCCTCCATGGACAACGGTCTGTTCATGAAGCTGCCCTGA